From Besnoitia besnoiti strain Bb-Ger1 chromosome X, whole genome shotgun sequence, one genomic window encodes:
- a CDS encoding hypothetical protein (encoded by transcript BESB_018410), with translation MQVGVPACFLFLSVFVVACLLNGTEAAHALLLTKSKHKKPGLSGEGAKHEGKHGKKKESSKKGDKEHHGEKNESKDSHKKVKHPRTVDEVYGW, from the coding sequence ATGCAGGTGGGAGTCCCGGCGTGTTTCCTTTTCTTGAGTGTTTTCGTCGTCGCTTGCTTGCTGAATGGGACTGAAGCCGCGCACGCATTGCTTCTGACCAAGAGCAAGCACAAGAAACCGGGTCTCAgtggcgaaggcgcgaaacACGAAGGCAAGCAtggaaagaagaaggaaagcagCAAGAAGGGAGACAAAGAGCATCACGgggagaagaacgagagCAAGGACTCTCACAAGAAGGTTAAACACCCGCGAACCGTCGACGAGGTGTACGGATGGTGA
- a CDS encoding hypothetical protein (encoded by transcript BESB_018420): MSAPPSIPLFPPPGSTAGFTFASPASFHSMAPPRGGAGGAARASAAAAASRSRTAAARAAVAAARANGGLGSHKRPRPAGGLVPPGLPFGAAKTRRSTLQSVPATRSTRASTAAILQHSTALHGSQPEPAASGACVPYRVGQVLTDALNRLQKKDKKLIFASAVDKALVPDYYVVIKQPMFFEKMKQKIRDREYRTLDAFDADVELIISNCRLYNQPDTPYCRVASLVETCWHKLRERVKVKFAAAAAADAADEAALTAHRPSGLTGPGAASTSASPAPGGAASQRAAGLLGTLGRSQPGAGLAPASDRTAGGLGELAGAAAPGAGARAAGTPGAGGASPGAGDSGDAAAVGASSSGAKGTSGLRVQEGPRAAGPEAWAASPHGAARGLLRQSTGEELLCLLRMAADPAAAARLDELRSQREGGAGMAPDGGGAPEGAGAAALGACGPAGVEEGAAAAASKAKAKETQKGKKPLDAGDASLSRETGLAPAAVSAARKKDPFFWASVMVPNLPGSPSPAWTQTLGPVEYAAPAAGASGSQQKTAQPLYHKSLQTFLGEDTLARLDSFFPDTRRELQRFAQQEALRAPLNDLRIFGVDTADFPAYNSKLSVDNNYLLGVGEGHVQAAATLATSLPSVHADGEAAALPACAPAARLALSSLHGLVQKHAHLRNPQLHPKPEPPARLRVRAAHLGGGRLLSAPLLASGALRPAGAALPSSPAHASQAGAGGDGAERPGGEEARGRRCPPAFRRSGRRRRVRTASGQQPQALRRGTRWLQQPQVRTSSRERRSTRRRRQTAHLLRQSARARRKRGGACRNAKQARLSRRWSLRADAGGVRARENKEDHLLHAAVRQHFNRLIEQVLSSPQQRLLQLQQRKRAFAQTLQRLMPAASPGQANAELVPAHLAPGTSAPLQASSLQIKEAGAAAALPSGRAEGGSPARETEVSLTPQGKLHAVSAQPHSSTQASQLQQGVAHAPDPPQAARVSSQQATTSPLSRQGAGAEATGARETRPADCGSAGSAADRGRAPAAAGSEMSGCSSSPQFAAPLPGAATPQCGPSPTLAGGSSAPASTARPESYQAGQSPVALTSQPYSAAVHAPAGGASPFQPQPGGGQPRSHVPAAAHASSFPSQTAFASPPASQASAAYLPQSSCTLPGAAPEVHSSPSASLSTVVGAKAGFCKRNDLQRRTPPAGGTALQAPSQVQASAPQPLAGVPLQASPSSGGTSAPFFSAPSPHVPPASHASLELTGSTAPPSPLPMRPRRVESHEGPPRARDATPSFGGSSHRPFVAGGNNGGGGGGAMTPLPESWPNGRAEVRGACAGADTTEGSGLRAAYPAQAPAMSAPALGSASFPSSPLLVLGAPTQRAPAREP, encoded by the exons AtgagcgcgccgcccagcattcctctttttcctccgCCAGGGAGCACTGCCGGCTTTACGTTTGCCTCACCTGCGTCGTTTCACTCCATGGCGCCGCCTAGGGGAGGAGCcggtggcgccgcgcgggcaagtgcggccgcagctgcctcgcgaaGCCGCACGGCTGCAGCCCgagccgctgtcgctgcggcgcgggcgaatGGAGGCTTGGGGTCGCACAAACGCCCTCGGCCGGCTGGCGGACTTGTGCCTCCTGGGCTTCctttcggcgccgcgaaaaCTCGGCGCTCGACGCTGCAAAGCGTGCCTGCGACGAGGTCGAcccgcgcctccacggctGCCATCCTGCAACACAGCACCGCGCTTCATGGGTCGCAGCCTGAGCCGGCTGCCTCGGGGGCATGTGTCCCCTACAGAGTCGGGCAAGTCCTCACAGACGCCTTGAAtcgcctgcagaaaaaagacaaaaaacTGATCTTTGCCTCCGCGGTCGACAAAGCGCTCGTTCCCGACTACTACGTCGTCATCAAGCAACCCATGTTCTTTGAGAAAATGAAACAAAAGATACGCGACAGAGAGTACAGAA CTCTGGATGCGTTTGACGCGGATGTCGAACTCATCATCAGCAACTGCCGTCTATACAACCAGCCAGACACGCCGTATTGCAGAGTTGCGTCTCTCGTGGAGACCTGCTGGCACAAGCTCCGCGAGCGTGTCAAGGTCAAgttcgccgctgcggcggcggccgacgcggcggacgaggccgCTCTCACCGCGCACCGTCCCTCGGGCTTGACAGGccccggcgcggcctccacgtctgcctcgcccgccccaggcggcgctgcgtcgcagcgGGCTGCGGGACTGCTTGGAACGCTCGGCCGTTCGCAGCctggcgcgggcctcgccccTGCAAGTGACAGAACTGCCGGTGGCCTTGGCgagctggcgggcgccgccgcccccggggccggcgcgcgggccgctGGAACcccaggcgccggaggcgcgtctcccggcgccggagacagtggggacgcggctgcggtcGGAGCGTCCAGCAGTGGCGCAAAGGGGACCTCAGGCCTCCGCGTGCAGGAAG gcccgcgcgccgcaggccccgaggcctgggcggcgtctccgcacggcgcagcgcggggTCTTCTGCGGCAGTCCACAGGTGAAGAGCTGCTTTGTCTCCTCCGCATGGCGGCCGatcccgcggcggcggcgaggctcgacgagctgcgaagccagcgagagggaggcgcgggcaTGGCACCCGACGGTGGGGGGGCGCCGGAAGGGgcgggggctgcggcgctcggcgcctgcgggcctgctggggtggaggaaggcgcggccgcagcagcttccAAGGCGAAAGCGAAGGAGACTCAGAAGGGCAAGAAACCGCtcgacgcgggagacgccaGTCTCTCGCGGGAAacgggcctcgcgcccgcggccgtgTCTGCGGCCCGCAAGAAGG ATCCCTTCTTCTGGGCCTCGGTGATGGTGCCGAATCTCCccggctcgccctcgccggcctGGACGCAGACGCTGGGGCCTGTGGAGtacgccgcgcctgcggccggaGCGTCCGGTTCGCAGCAGAAgactgcgcagccgctgtACCACAAGAG CCTGCAAACGTTTCTCGGCGAAGACACGCTGGCGCGTCTAGACAGCTTCTTCCCCGACACGCGCCGGGAACTGCAGAGATTTGCTcagcaggaggcgctgcgggccCCGCTCAACGACCTCCGGATTTTCG GCGTGGACACGGCTGACTTCCCGGCGTACAACTCGAAACTCTCCGTGGACAACAACTACCTCCTGGGCGTCGGCGAAGGCCACgtgcaggctgcggcgacgctggcgaCGAGTCTGCCTTCTGTGcacgcggacggcgaggcggcggcgctgccggcgtgcgctccggctgcgcggctggctCTCTCGTCCCTCCACGGACTGGTCCAAAAGCACGCGCACCTGCGGAACCCGCAGCTGCATCCGAAGCCCGAGCccccggcgcggctgcgggtccgcgcggcgcacctcggcggaggccgcttgctgtccgcgccgctcctgGCCTCCGGAGCCCTGcggcccgcaggcgcggcccTCCCGTCGTCACCGGCGCACGCCTCAcaggccggcgcggggggcgacggcgccgagcgccccgggggggaggaggctcgcggcaggcgctgcccgCCGGCGTTTCGGCGTtcgggccgccgccgccgcgtgagAACGGCCAGCGGCCAGCAGCCACAGGCGCTTCGGCGAGGGACGAggtggctgcagcagccgcaggtcCGCACCTCCTCGCGGGAAAGGAGGAgcacgaggagaaggcggcagacggcgcaTTTGCTTCGTCAGTCTGCGAGAGCGCGTCGGAAGCGGGGCGGGGCCTGCAGAAACGCGAAGCAGGCTCGACTGTCGCGCCGTTGGAGTCTGAGGGCG gacgcgggcggcgttcGCGCCAGAGAAAACAAGGAGGACCACCTGCTGCATGCTGCAGTCCGCCAGCACTTCAACCGTCTGATTGAGCAAGTGCTcagctcgccgcagcagcggcttctccagctgcagcagcgcaagCGCGCCTTTGCGCAGACGCTTCAGCGGTTGATGCCTGCTGCGAGCCCGGGGCAAGCCAACGCCGAACTGGTGCCTGCACATCTCGCGCCAGGaacctctgcgcctctccaggCTTCTTCGCTTCAGATCAAAGaagcgggcgcggcagcggctctgCCGAGCGgtcgcgcagagggcggctcaccagcgagagagactgaAGTCTCGTTGACTCCCCAAGGCAAATTGcacgccgtctccgcgcagccgcatTCCTCGACGCAGGCGTCTCAGCTGCAGCAAGGGGTCGCTCACGCGCCAGAccctccgcaggcagcgcgagtTTCTTCTCAACAGGCGACGACGTCTCCGCTCAGTCGccaaggcgccggcgctgaaGCGACcggagcgcgagagacacggcCGGCGGACTGTGGCTCCGCAGGTTCAGCCGCGGACAGGGGCCGCGCtcccgcagcagcgggcTCGGAGATGAGTGGATGCAGTTCAAGTCCCCAGtttgcggcgcctctgccaGGGGCGGCAACTCCTCAGTGCGGGCCTTCTCCCACGCTCGCGGGCGGGTCGTCTGCTcccgcctccacggcgcGGCCAGAGTCCTATCAGGCTGGTCAGTCTCCTGTCGCCTTGACTTCGCAGCCTTATTCCGCTGCTGTTCACGCTCCCGCTGGGGGGGCGTCGCCCTTCCAGCCCCAGCCAGGAGGCGGACAGCCCCGGTCGCAcgtgcctgcggcggcgcatgccTCGTCGTTCCCCTCCCAGACggctttcgcctcgcctccagcctcgcaggcgtcggCTGCGTACCTTCCGCAGTCATCGTGTACCCTTCCAGGGGCTGCGCCAGAGGTTcactcctcgccttctgcgtcgctttcGACTGTAGTCGGTGCGAAGGCTGGCTTCTGCAAGCGCAACGACTTGCAGCGCCGGACCCCTCCGGCGGGAGGGAcagcgctgcaggcgccgtcgCAGGTGCAGGCCTCCGCTCCGCAGCCTCTTGCGGGTGTGCCTTTGCAggcttcgccctcctcagGAGGCACCTCCGCACCatttttttctgcgccgtcgccgcacgTGCCCCCGGCGTCGCACGCGTCTCTGGAGCTGACTggctccacggcgccgccgtctccgcttcccATGCGACCAAGGAGAGTCGAGAGCCACGAAGGCCCCCCGCGAGCAAGAGACGCTACGCCCTCCTTCGGGGGGAGCTCGCACCGCCCCTTCGTTGCAGGGGGAAACAAcggtggaggcggaggaggcgccatGACGCCGCTGCCCGAGTCGTGGCCTAACGGGCGTGCGGAAGTccgtggcgcctgcgcgggcgcggacaCTACGGAGGGGTCCGGTCTCCGTGCGGCCTACCCCGCTCAGGCGCCGGCGATGTCTGCACCCGCGCTTGGCTCGGCGTCCTttccgtcgtctccgcttctcgtGCTCGGGGCTCCAACGCAGCGTGCTCCCGCGCGAGAGCCCTGA
- a CDS encoding hypothetical protein (encoded by transcript BESB_018400) has product MRVRVSAVLLLLSALLLFWLSEPEVLQGADAISLSVGKKRKMAAEMSEEEKKKRLKEAKKLEEKARKQTQKQEEKERKQREKERQRREKEKKKEEKQRQAAARAKKN; this is encoded by the coding sequence ATGCGAGTCCGTGTTTCAGCCGTCTTGCTCCTTTTGAGCGCCTTGCTTCTTTTTTGGCTCAGTGAGCCCGAGGTCCTCcagggcgcagacgcgattTCGCTCTCTGTggggaaaaaaagaaagatgGCGGCGGAAATGAGtgaggaagagaagaaaaagaggctAAAGGAGGCCAAGAAActggaggagaaggcgcgaaagCAGACCCAGAagcaggaagaaaaagaaagaaagcagcgcgagaaagagcgacagaggcgcgaaaaagagaaaaagaaggaagaaaaacagcGACAGGCGGCTGcaagggcgaagaagaatTAG
- a CDS encoding isoprenylcysteine carboxyl methyltransferase (icmt) family protein (encoded by transcript BESB_018430) — protein sequence MASPSSSSHGSSRPQRSSGASFSSTEPFRVFSSLGAQSASLLSSLGFSPASCLSAFPLFCFVFGCLLGLCFAAATGSGLVWGPLIPLQSAALPPNSPFSSRAAAEPSPIAPHVLPWTTTLHTLAVSQHSRLYPPASARPSEEDGLAAETGGEKDSPRDREPRDRASRPADAENEDESPAGLREQKAFAQPKVDAKLCGAPTYAQPAFEAASDSSPLLRRPSPPAASGAPWGQLESLSAFSSATAANLSWLCLLLAALLPKLPQSSAPEFAIASRPRHSVFSPASSCQSWSPAGPRASVPAPAPRQTPKNAPLSSACSAAATPARESAPSASLQGADAPQQEPERDSGAAATAFQMGGGRALDEGTAKEEGRSAEWAQENTRDCVRRVVRFGGRTVFTVPEVYVQGVLLVALSCIFGFFGARSFFGCDPLWMQLEGLYLFLVASHHITEFFFVFFYHRRDLSSDCFLLNNTAAYSVALFLSVAELRLRPHLLRSLWAPKGDAAAEAAAWLAASEETPINLLRGLLAFGSRVCRGASSAFLRGMGLANKTLFSAAAGSSSRTSSGPFSLPSASSSPLDVPALPSPSLSVASTSAGIARGACLRDTVRLFTGASAPECSFMFALLSVFCVTGLLLAVGGLLLRLAAFVTAGRNFTHQIARTRLPSHSLVTRGVYGLYRHPAYTGWFYWAVGSQMALGNVLCMLLFAASSFAFFFERILYEEQLLEGMFPGGYCAYREATPSLGIPFLRAAVKHAQSGKETSQAADAKKAH from the exons ATGGCGTCACCTTCCTCGTCATCACATGGGAGCTCTCGGCCGCAGAGGTCTTCTGGCGCCAGCTTTTCAAGCACCGAGcctttccgcgtcttctcgtctcTGGGTGCTCAAtctgcctccctcctctcctcgctcggctTTTCGCCAGCCTcgtgcctctctgcctttccCTTGTTCTGTTTTGTCTTCGGCTGCCTCCTGGGCCTGTGCTTTGCAGCTGCAACAGGCTCCGGCCTGGTCTGGGGCCCTTTGATCCCTCTGCAGAGCGCAGCGTTGCCGCCGAACTCGCCCTTCTCGTcgcgggctgcagcagagccgaGCCCTATCGCACCGCATGTCCTGCCGTGGACTACGACGCTTCACacgctcgctgtctctcagCATTCGCGTCTCTATCCCCCTGCCTCGGCTCGGCCGTCAGAGGAAGACGGCTTGGCGGCGGAAaccggcggcgagaaggatTCGCCACGAGATAGGGAGCCACGGGACCGCGCGTCCCgccccgcggacgcggagaatGAGGATGAGTCGCCTGCAGGCCTACGCGAGCAGAAGGCGTTTGCACAGCCAAAAGTTGACGCCAAACTATGTGGTGCGCCGACCTATGCTCAGCCTGCTTTTGAGGCCGCCTCGGATTCTTCGCCGCTCTTGAGGCGACCCtctccgcccgcggcctccggcgctcCGTGGGGACAGTTAGAATCGTTGTCCGCCTTTAgctccgcgaccgcagcgAATCTCTCCTGGTTGTGCCTCCTGCTCGCTGCACTTCTCCCCAAGCTGCCGCAGTCCTCCGCCCCCGAGTTTGcgatcgcctcgcggccgcgccatagcgtcttctcgcccgcctcgtcctGCCAGAGCTGGAGCCCAGCGggtcctcgcgcgtctgtgcctgcgccggcaccgcggcagacgccgaagaatGCACCGCTGTCCTCTGCttgctcggcggccgcgaccccgGCGAGGGAgtccgcgccgagcgcgtcgctccagggggcagacgcgccgcagcaggagccGGAGAGGGActctggcgcagctgcaacTGCTTTTCAGAtgggaggagggcgcgcgctggATGAGGGGACGGCAAAAGAAGAGGGTCGGAGTGCAGAGTGGGCGCAAGAAAACACGAGGGACTGCGTGCGGCGAGTGGTGCGTTTTGGGGGACGCACGGTGTTTACGGTCCCCGAGGTGTATGTGCAGGGCGTCCTGCTTGTCGCGTTGAGTTGTATTTTCGGTTTTTTTGGCGCGAGGAGTTTTTTCGGCTGCGATCCACTCTGGATGCAGCTGGAGGGGCTCTACCTCTTTCTGGTGGCCTCGCATCACATCACGGAATTCTTTTTCGTATTCTTCTACCATCGCCGAGACCTGAGCAGCGACTGCTTCCTCCTCAACAACACGGCTGCGTACTCCGTCGCGCtgttcctctctgtcgctgaACTGCGACTCAGACCTCATCTTCTCAGGTCCCTTTGGGCTCCCAAgggggacgccgcggcggaggccgccgcctggtTGGCCGCctccgaggagacgccgatCAACCTCCTTCGGGGGCTGCTTGCTTTCGGGTCGCGTGtctgtcgcggcgcgtcctcggctTTTCTCAGAGGGATGGGACTTGCAAACAAAACGCTTttctcggcggccgccggcagctcctCCCGCACGTCGTCAGGGCCTTtttcgctgccttctgcgtcttcgtctcctctcgatGTTCCCGCCCTTCCATCGCCATCTTTGTCTGTAGCCTCGACGTCAGCCGGCATtgcccgcggcgcgtgcctGCGCGACACAGTTAGGCTGTTcaccggcgcctccgcgccggaaTGCAGTTTCATGTTCGCGTTGCTTTCTGTCTTTTGTGTCACGGGTCTGCTGCTGGCGGTCGGCGGTCTTCTGCTACGGCTCGCTGCTTTCGTCACCGCCGGTCGAAACTTCACGCACCAGATTGCGCGAACGCGGCTGCCCTCGCACTCCCTCGTCACTCGGGGCGTTTACGGGCTCTACAGACACCCTGCGTACACTGGCTGGTTTTACTGGGCTGTCG GCAGCCAAATGGCCCTTGGCAACGTGCTGTGCATGCTGCTGtttgccgcctcctccttcgcgtttttcttcgaACGGATTCTCTACGAGGAACAGCTGCTGGAGGGCATGTTCCCTGGCGGTTATTGCGCCTACCGTGAAGCCACGCCGTCGCTCGG CATCCCTTTCCTTCGGGCCGCCGTAAAACATGCGCAAAGCGGCAAGGAGACAAGTcaagccgcagacgcgaaaaagGCACACTAG